From the genome of Methylocystis heyeri:
GCAACATGTCGATCGAGGGCGGCGCCCGCGCCGGCATGGTCGCCCCGGACGAGAAAACCTACGCCTATCTGAAGGATCGTCCCAAGGCCCCGAAGGGCGAGGCCTTCGAAGCCGCCCGGCGTTATTGGGACACGCTGCACACCGACGAGGGCGCGCATTTCGACCGCGTGATCACTCTCGACGCCTCCAACCTGCCCCCGATCCTGACCTGGGGCACCAGCCCTGAGGACGTCGCCCCCATCACCGGCCTCGTGCCGACGCCCGAGGACGCGAAAAACCCGGCCAAGCGCGCCGCCATTGCGCGCGCTCTCGAATATATGGGCCTGAAGGGCGGCGAAAGGCTGACCGACATCGCCATCGACCGCGTGTTCATCGGCTCCTGCACCAACGGCCGCATCGAGGACCTTCGCGCCGCCGCCGACGTGGTGAAAGGCAAGAAGGTCAACGCCCGCGTCAACGCCCTGGTGGTTCCGGGCTCCGGATTGGTGAAGGAGCAGGCCGAGGCCGAGGGGCTGGACAAGATCTTCCTTGCGGCGGGTTTCGAATGGCGCGAGCCGGGCTGCTCCATGTGCCTCGCCATGAACCCCGACCGGCTTGCGCCGGGAGAGCGCTGCGCCTCGACCTCCAACCGCAACTTCGAGGGCCGGCAGGGCTTCAAGGGCCGCACCCATCTCGTGTCGCCGGCCATGGCGGCGGCGGCGGCAATCGCCGGCCGTTTCGTGGACGTTCGCGACTGGAGATGATCTGAATCGCGCTCCTGGCGCATCGCGCCGGGGGCGCAAGGCCGCAACAGAGCAGAGAGGGCAGATTCGCCGATGGCTGAAATTTCCAACGACGCCGCCCTCGCGGCGCTGAAAGCGCCGACGCTCGAGGATATCGAGGCCTTGGCGCGCGCCGCCTACGCAAGTCTGCCGTCGCGCTTCACCCGGCTTTGCGAAGGGCTCCTCATTCGCGTCGAGGACTTCCCCGACGACGACACGCTCGACGACATGGAGTGCGAGACCGAATACGACCTGCTCGGCCTGTTCAAGGGTCGCGGCCTCGCCCAGGGCGGACATCTCTCCGAAACGGGCGACCAGCCCAACATGGTCTGGCTCTATCGCCGGCCGATCCTCGATTTCTGGGCCGACGGCGAGGAAACCCTCGCCGAGATCGTCACCCATGTGCTCGTGCATGAGGTCGGCCACCATTTCGGCCTCTCCGACGAGGACATGGAGGCCATAGAGGCCCAGGCCGGCTAAAGTATTCTCAAGTCAGGCGGAAACGCCTGACGACCCGGAAAATGCGAAGATCGGGAAACTGAAGCGCCGGTTTTGATTCCGTCAAAATCGAAGGCGCTCCGGCGCGCAGCCTGCCTAGCATTAAAATACGAGACTAGAGCGTTTCCAGCCGAAGTGGATGCCGGTTCGGCGTGGGAAGCGCGTTAAAACAAAAGCTTAGAGCGCGTTCATGTTTCCATGAGCCATGAACGCGCCCTGGAACGACCGGCCGCGCGCTTGCAGCGTAAACGCAGCCTGGACTAAAACGCCGTCAACTTTTCTTTAATCTGCGTTGCGGGTGACCGGAACGCACAATGCGACGGCTGGGAAAATCATGTGTTGGAGCGGTGAGGCCTCTACGGCGCTGGCGACGGTGGGCGTCAGCGGCGCGCTTTATGCAGCCTATAAGAAAGAGCCGGCGGCGCTGTGGGGCACGCTGCTCTATTTCGCGTCCATGGAGGCGCTACAGGCCTATACCTATACGGTCATCAACCAGTGCTCGCTGCCCGCGAACCAGATAGCGACCATTCTCGGCTATCTGCATATCGCTTTTCAGCCCTTTTTCATCAACGCCATCTCGATGCATTTCGTGCCCGAGAAGGTCGCGGTGCGGCTCTACAAGCCGGTTTATGGCCTGTGCTTCGTCTCGGCGATCATCATGCTGCTGCAGCTCTATCCCTTCGAATGGGCGGGGCTCTGCGAGCCGGGCCGGGCGCTCTGCGCGACCCGGCTCTGCTCCGTCAGCGGCAATTGGCACATCGCCTGGGACGTGCCCGCCAACGGCATCGGCAACTGGACCTATGAGCACGGGCTGACCGGCTATTTCAGCTACAGCTTCGTCGCCTTCATCCTGCCGCTGCTCTACGGGTCCTGGCGCTTCACGCTTTATCATTTCATCATGGGGCCGTTCATGGCGCGCATGCTGACCAATAATCTCAATGAAGCCCCGGCGGTGTGGTGCCTGCTTTCGATCGGCTTCCTGCTGATCGTGATCGACACGCCGGTGCGTAAATATCTCTATGTGAAGTGGAATTTCCTCTGGAAGCTGCTCTTCGGCTATGACGGCGCAGCATTGCCCGCCCCGGCGGAGGCCGAGAGCCGAGGCAAGCCGGCGCTGGAACAGGTCTGATATGTGAGAGCCGCCGAGTCTTTGACGCCGGCGGCTCTTCTCCATTCGATGCACGGGAAGCGCACATGAACCAGACTAAGGCCGCTCTCTGCAAAGCGCCGGAAGTGACGCTGGGATTCTGGCTGATCAAGATCCTCGCGACGACGCTCGGCGAAACCGGCGGCGACGCCGCGACGATGTCGCTGGACCTCGGCTATGCCGTCGGCACTCTGGTTTTCTTCAGCGCCTTTGCGGTCCTGGTCGCCGCGCAAATCAAGAGCGTGGCCTTCAATCCGTCTCTCTACTGGGCGACGATCGTGGCGACGACGACGGTCGGAACCACGATGGCGGATTACGCCGACCGCTCGCTCGGGATCGGCTATTTCGGCGGCTCCTCGATCCTCTTCCTGATGCTGATGGCCTCGCTCGCCGCTTGGCGATGGTCGGAGGGAGCCGTCGCCGTAAATAGCTTCTCTTCGCCCAGGGCCGAGGCCTTTTACTGGATGACCATCCTGCTGTCCCAGACGCTCGGCACCGCGCTCGGCGATTGGGTGGCGGATGCCAACGAAATGGGTTTCTTAAACGGCGCGCTTCTGTTCGGCGCCGGCCTCGCCGGTGTCGCGGCGGCTTACGCCTTCACCAAAATCTCCCATGTTCCGCTGTTTTGGGCGGCCTTCATTCTCACGCGCCCGCTCGGCGCGACCTTGGGCGATTTCCTGGACAAGCCGGCGGCTCAAGGCGGATTGGAATTCAGCCGCTACCAAGCCACCGCGATTTTGGCGATTGCGATGGTGGTCCTGATCGTCGTTCTCCCGCAAAGGGCTGGGCGTCACCCGGCGTCCGGCGCCCAGAAGATATAGCAAGCGGGAGTTGGCTTCTTGAGGAACGCGAAGGCCGGATATGGGCTTTGGCCGAGGGCGTTCGTCACAGCCATTGCGGCGGCGGTCTTGCTGTCGTCCCCGGCTTCGGCCGGCCCGCCCTATCTGACCGACGATCCGGAGCCGGTCGATTACCAGCACTGGGAAGCCTATGCCTTCACCCAAGGAACGCGCATCAGCGGAGAGACCGGCGCCATAGCGCCGGCTTGCGACTGCAATTTTGGGATTTTTCCCAATGTGCAGCTTCACGTCCAGCCGGCGGCGGCCTTCCACCGCGCAACCGGCGAGCCGGCGCGGTGGGGTTTGGGCGACACGGAATTCGGCCTGAAATACCGCTTCATGGAGCAGAACAAGGAGAGCTGGGCGCCCTCCCTCGCATTATACCCCCTGGTGGAGGCCCCGACCGGAAGCCCTTCGCTTGGTCTCGGCGGCGGCTGGACGCGCGTCTTCCTGCCGCTGTGGGCGCAGAAGGACTGGGGCGACTGGTCGACTTTCGGAGGCGGCGGCTATTGGATAAACCCCGGTCCCGGCAATCGGAATTACGCCTTTATGGGCTGGGTCGTTCAGCGCAAGGTGAGCGAGAAACTGGCGCTCGGAACCGAGTTTTTCCATCAGACGTCGAGCCAGGTCGGCGGGTCGCAATCGACCGGGTTCAATATCGGCGCGATCTATGATTTCAGCGAAGAGTTTCATCTCCTCGTCTCGCTCGGAAAAGGGCTCCAGCACGCCAAGGAGACCAACGCTTTTTCTTGGTATCTCGGCCTTCAGGTCACCGGCGGTAGGTAACCGCAAG
Proteins encoded in this window:
- a CDS encoding DUF5765 domain-containing protein, which gives rise to MCWSGEASTALATVGVSGALYAAYKKEPAALWGTLLYFASMEALQAYTYTVINQCSLPANQIATILGYLHIAFQPFFINAISMHFVPEKVAVRLYKPVYGLCFVSAIIMLLQLYPFEWAGLCEPGRALCATRLCSVSGNWHIAWDVPANGIGNWTYEHGLTGYFSYSFVAFILPLLYGSWRFTLYHFIMGPFMARMLTNNLNEAPAVWCLLSIGFLLIVIDTPVRKYLYVKWNFLWKLLFGYDGAALPAPAEAESRGKPALEQV
- the leuC gene encoding 3-isopropylmalate dehydratase large subunit, with translation MSANSAAPRTLYDKIWDDHVVDSQADGSCLLYIDRHLIHEVTSPQAFEGLRVSGRKVHAPTKTLAVVDHNVPTTDRSKPIEDPESRAQVGQLAVNAAEFGVEYYNEHDHRQGVVHIVGPEQGFTLPGTTIVCGDSHTSTHGAFGALAHGIGTSEVEHVLATQTLIQKKAANMLVRVDGKLAPGATAKDIVLAIIGEIGTAGGTGHVIEYAGEAIRDLSMEGRMTVCNMSIEGGARAGMVAPDEKTYAYLKDRPKAPKGEAFEAARRYWDTLHTDEGAHFDRVITLDASNLPPILTWGTSPEDVAPITGLVPTPEDAKNPAKRAAIARALEYMGLKGGERLTDIAIDRVFIGSCTNGRIEDLRAAADVVKGKKVNARVNALVVPGSGLVKEQAEAEGLDKIFLAAGFEWREPGCSMCLAMNPDRLAPGERCASTSNRNFEGRQGFKGRTHLVSPAMAAAAAIAGRFVDVRDWR
- a CDS encoding transporter, which gives rise to MRNAKAGYGLWPRAFVTAIAAAVLLSSPASAGPPYLTDDPEPVDYQHWEAYAFTQGTRISGETGAIAPACDCNFGIFPNVQLHVQPAAAFHRATGEPARWGLGDTEFGLKYRFMEQNKESWAPSLALYPLVEAPTGSPSLGLGGGWTRVFLPLWAQKDWGDWSTFGGGGYWINPGPGNRNYAFMGWVVQRKVSEKLALGTEFFHQTSSQVGGSQSTGFNIGAIYDFSEEFHLLVSLGKGLQHAKETNAFSWYLGLQVTGGR
- a CDS encoding metallopeptidase family protein, encoding MAEISNDAALAALKAPTLEDIEALARAAYASLPSRFTRLCEGLLIRVEDFPDDDTLDDMECETEYDLLGLFKGRGLAQGGHLSETGDQPNMVWLYRRPILDFWADGEETLAEIVTHVLVHEVGHHFGLSDEDMEAIEAQAG